The DNA window CAGCACGACTGAATTTCTCGTGCAGCTCCAGCAGACCCTGGACACACGTGAGAGCGCACTGGAATTACGTGAAGCATTGTGGCGCGCGTGGTTCGAATGGCTGACAGCGTCAGGACAAATTGAAAACTGGCTCGGCACGAGCACCACATACTGATTTGGTGCGCTCCGATGCAAAGTCTAAGGAATATCGAAATGAATACATTCAAATACTCAGCGGCATGTCTATTGCTATGCGTGGCATGGCCGCTTTTCGCCCAGGATGAAGACGGACACGAGGAAGAAGAGATCGAGTCCGTAGTCATGACGGCCGCCGAGAGAACGGTGGCCGGGATAAGTACCGGACAAGTCACTTTTCGGACCCTGTCTGAACAGGTCTTGATGCCTGCTGAAGTAGTAGTTAATGCGTACCAGTCGGCCAACGTGACAACCCGAATTACAGCTCAGGTGATCGCGAGACACGCCAGGCTCGGCGACGTCGTTGACGCGAATCAAAGGATGGCTACGTTATCGAGCGTCGAAATGGCCGAGGCGCAGGGCGGGCTCATTCTCGCCGATTCTGAATGGCAGCGCGTTAGCTCCCTTGGCAAACAGGCAGTCTCCGAGCGCCGGTACACAGAAGCCGAGATCGCGAGACGACAGGCATTCGCGAAAGTGTTGGCGTACGGAATGACCATCGACGAGGCCAACCAGATGCTTGCGTCAGGAGACGCGGCGCTTGCTACCGGTGATTTCGATCTCCTGGCCCCCCAGCAGGGAACCATTCTTAGCGACAACTTCATCATCGGCGAGTTAATAGAACCAGGGCGCGTGCTTTTCAGGATCAGCGATGAATCGACATTATGGGTCGAGGCCAGCACTGTACCGAGCGATCTGACCGAGTTCGAGATCGGGGCTCCCGTGCGGATTGCCCACGGGGAAGATCA is part of the Rhodothermales bacterium genome and encodes:
- a CDS encoding efflux RND transporter periplasmic adaptor subunit, translated to MTAAERTVAGISTGQVTFRTLSEQVLMPAEVVVNAYQSANVTTRITAQVIARHARLGDVVDANQRMATLSSVEMAEAQGGLILADSEWQRVSSLGKQAVSERRYTEAEIARRQAFAKVLAYGMTIDEANQMLASGDAALATGDFDLLAPQQGTILSDNFIIGELIEPGRVLFRISDESTLWVEASTVPSDLTEFEIGAPVRIAHGEDHWIEGRVVQLHHQLDETTRRQGLRIEVDNTDDHLHPGQFVEAEISTGEGPTVLAISDDAITLINGAPTVFRLERGNEFHPQPVLTGRSAGGWTEIRQGLVEGDDIATGGIFHLKSLLLKATLGEGHGH